A stretch of DNA from Scleropages formosus chromosome 13, fSclFor1.1, whole genome shotgun sequence:
TTCATGGTCAGTAAGTGGTTCCATCACCTTTAGTTTCAATGACTCGATCTGAACACTTCCTGCAGCTGTTGACCAAGGTGGAGAATTCTGCCCAACCCCTCCAGAACTGCAACATCTGTAGGATTTCAGCCACAAAGAGCTCCTTTTCATGTCTTGCCACAATATCTCAATCAGAGTCAGGTCACAGCTTTGATTAGGTAATTCCATAACTTTTTTTGCCATTCTGTTGTTGacttgtttgtatgtttggGATCATTGTCTTTCTGCATGGCCAGGCTGAGTTTCAGCTTCAGCTCATGGACTGATGGTCTTGCATTCTCCTTTATAGGAATTCATGGTTCCTTTAACAATACAAGCTGCCCAAGCCCTGTGGCAGGAAAAAATCTACTCACCATGACattgccaccaccatgcttaaCTCTTGGTAAAAGGTTCTTACTCCGAAATACtgtacaggcatccctcaatttacaaaactaatcttttcctgaaaacagtgcagATATCAAAATTTGGATATCAAAACCctatttaccattattttaaaaggggaaaataatGCTTTCCAAGCCCAtctgaaaaaacagcaaacccacacacagatTGACGGAGGCtacttgtctcaagcaggggcATGGAAAActgcagcctaacctggcaatgcagtgTGCGGGGCTAGaaagggagggaacacaccaggacaggaaaccagttcatcacagggtacccccagtgggacttgatccccagacccacctgtaagcaggcacaggccaaacctgttgtgccaccgtaccccccaaAACATCAAACCAGTTGTCCCAAATATCACTAggacactgtaaaacacctgtgTAATTATCAGCCTATTCAGCTtcaacacaatataaaacactaacatttgcatttaaaaacatttgtttatttagcagatgctcttctcaaAAGTAAGATATTCTgcagaaaacaataaagaaaatccATTAAACCTGCTACCTTTGCTGTCCAACTTCAGACCTCTCCTGGAACCCAGGGCAGTTTTCTATCTCCACTAAAAACTCCAGGGCTGGAATGACTGAGCTGGGGCAATAACTTCTCTTTTTAATTGATTGGTTCTcttcaaaacaaacattaaaacaaatagaGATCCATTGAGCACTTCTGGTTTATTCTGAACAACTTTCTTAAACTACACACTTTTTTGGCATAAACTGCCATGAGACACTTCTGTGCATTTCATAGACTTTCTATAATGCTCAACTTCCTTAAAGTAACACTGAGAAATGGAGaaatctggatgcagacatgccaGTTACAgcacattactgcacttttgcTTTATGCACGACATGcaactttcaaaaaatatttggaCACTCTctaggtttttctttttgttttgtgaatcAAAAATTGGGTATAAAAAGCTAAGAGCTGGAACaccaaaattttaaataaagacagTTCATAAATTGAGGAATGCCTGTATTTGGTCTTCATCAAACATAATAAGGCACATGTCATCCAAAAACTTCAGCTTCTGATTCATAAGTCGACAGAACATTGTTCTAGTAATATTGAAAGATATCTAAGCACTAGGGGGCGTGGTgcggcagtgggttggaccgggtcctacactccaaggggtctggggttcgagtcccggttgaggtgccttgcggcagactggcgtcccgtcctgggtgtgtcccctccctctctggccttatgccctgtgttgccggttaggcttcggttccctgcgaccctgtgtgggacaagcggttcagaaaatgtgtgtgtgtgtatctaggCACTCTTTTGGTGAACTTTAGATGAGCCTTCTAGTTATTTTCAGggaacagtgttttttttcccttgctaCTCTCTACCGTAtacaatttttccattttttttcttattgtagACTCATGAACATGGAGTAGAGACTTGAAGATTCTCTTGATGTTGTTCTAGGGTTCCTTCTGAACTGACTGATGATTTTATGCCTTGTTTGTGGTCAGATTTTGTCAGGTTGGCCACTTCTATTCACCTGTTTTCCAGACTCTCCATTTGATGACATGACCTAACCATGGTTCCATCAAGGTTCAGAACCTAGAAATGTCTCTGTAACCCTGTTCACATTGTTCAGCAGCTTTTCTCCTGGGGTCCTCAGAAATATCCTTCAAGTGTGCTTTGATTTACCTTTataaatctctgttttggaagcTTGACTTTTGCTGGTAAAAGTTTAGGTAGATGAAAATTGTGTTGCGTACAACCGTGGTACCATACAGGGGTGTCCAACCATGCATACTCAGAACGCTGCCTGGATAAGGGAGGAAGATAATGAAGAAGTGATTTCACCTGCTGTTGAACATCTGTCAGCAGATGTCTATTGTTAAAGGGAGGAAAGCTTTAAGAGGGAGCTTGTCAGAAAACACACCGCATATTTTAAAAGTGGTTGTTGGCCAGGATTGCTGTCTGAAGCTCACTGTGACTTTTGACTACAGACTTGTAGCTTTGTTCATGGAGTGTAATAAAATTAAGACCAGATTGTCTCAAAAATCAGTAGCAGATCCATATTATTCATGCTTTTTGAGGTAGGCAGAGACAAAGTGATTTTCAGCCAGGGAAATCCCCCACTGAATGTTGAATCCCTCTTTGTCTGTACAACAGGCATATCAAGTGACTGCCTACAGCATGAGAACTTAGGTGTGGATCCTATGGTGGTAGTAAATTTATTAGTAaatttaataatagtaattttattGGTAGTAAATTTATTAGTACTCTAGTTTCACCCACTAAGCAGTGATATGACACATTAATTTACAATTCATTTGACTCAGTTTAACCAGTTTATACTGGTTACAAATATGTTGACAAATGTGTGGCATACATTGATCATAGCCtcacaaaataattaatcaTAGCAGACTTGCAGGTTACAACCGCTTAACTTCTCAGAAGAAGAACTGAATCTCTGATTCAAACCTAGATTTGTCAGTGAACTATAAATTTTATTGCACAGTTTGTCATGCACCTTCCTGCGCAGTTTGTAAGGATAAAAACCTTAACATCACATCCGGCAAAATGTTTAATACCGTTTATTCAAAATTATTGAGCAATTATATACGGTGCATTCAGAAAAGTTTttgaccccttcacttttttcacatttgtttatgtTACATCCTTattctaaaaacacacacacacattttctgaaccgcttgtctcatacggggaaccagagcctactcggcaacctagggtgtgaggctggagggggaggggacacacccaggacgggccgcccatccgttgcaaggcaccccaagcgggactcgaaccccagacccaccagagagcaggacccggtccaacccactgtgccactgcacccccattttattctaaaaacatttaaaatcatttttacttcatcagtcTGCATTCAATACCATATAATGACAAAGCAGAAACAGGATTTTAGatgtttttgcaaatttattcaaaataaaaaccttATCACATTTTTAGATGTCCCTTCCTGATTGGGACCTttgcgtggcggaagggcttgtgtgatctagggatctccagagctatgtcatcgggagcattatgctcctggtagggtctcccaaggcgaacaggtctggagtgaagatccagactaacatgatccaaaaacctccatgaaaaaagtaaacaagagaacgtttaccctgcctggaatagggtcactgggacctacccctggatcCAGGCCTGGGgatagtgttcctaggcgagtgcctggtggctgggcaggcCACGTAACCTGGcagggctcagcccgaaaaggcatcgtgggggggccatgtgggcccactacctgcaaggtccagcatgggggtctggaaaggcacacaccttTATATATAAGGTTCCACAGTTGAGCAAAAGCCAGGCCATGAGGTTCAAGTTTCAAGGAATTGTCTGCAAAGCTCAGAGACAGGATTGTGTCAAGGCACAGATCTGGAGAAGGCTACAAAAATGTCTGCATCGTTTAAGGCTCCCAACAGCACAGTGGCCTCCATAATTCTTAAATAAAAGAAGCTTGGAAGAATCACAACTCTTCCTAGAGCTTGCTCCTTGGGCAAATTGAGCAATCAGGGGAGAAAGGCCTTGGTAAGAGAGGTGGCCAAGAATTCAATGGTCACTCTGGTTGAGCTCCAGACATCTTGTGTAGCGATAgcagaaacttccagaaagaCAACCATCACTGGAACACTCCACTGATCTAGGCTTTATGACAAAGTGGCCAGATGGAAGCCTCACCATCAGTAAGAGACGCATGAAAGCTCTCTTTGAGTTTGCAAAAAGGCACCTAATGGACTCTCAGACTGTGAGAAACCAAGACTGAACTGTTTGACCTCAATTCCAAGCATCgtatctggaggaaaccaggtACTGCTCAAATCCTGCGCTATACCATGCCAgctgtgaagcatggtggtagCAGCATCATGATGTGGGGTTATTTTATGGCAGCATATGCTGGGAGACAAGTCAGGGTTGAGGGAAGGCTGAATGGAACAAAGGAGAGATATGCTTAATGAAAAGCTGCTCTAGAGTGCTCTGGACCTCAGACTGGGCCGAAGGTTCACCTTCCAGCCAGAGTCCGGACTTCAAATCAATCAAACATCTCTGGAGAAACCTGAAAAGCTGTCCACGGTCCCCATCAAACCTAACAAAGCTTGAGAGGATCTGCAgtgaagaatggcagaaaatcatgagggaaaaattaatttaacaaattttagcataaggctgaaacataaaaaatgtgaaaaagagtGAAGGGGGCTGAATACTGTCTGAAAACACCATGTAAAATACTGGAGGAAGCAGACAATGTAATGGTTTgtgctgttgccttgcactcaGAGGGCACAGTTTTGAATTTTGCTTCCTtctatagtatccttgatcaaggtgcttaccctggtacagtaaaagtttCCCAGCgatataaatggggtaaatccTTGTAAgcagcttttgagaaaaatgtcagctgaacaaataaatgtattgtaaatgtacaaGACAAAAGGATTTtctgaggatttttttcttcaggaatGTTACATCCTAATGTATTAGGGTTGTAACAACCAACAGTATGTCACTGTGGTCCAACTGAACCTTTTGAATTTTCCATGAATGTATTTAACAAACACAAATCTAGTGACCACCAGTAAGAGAACAGTGTGTTAAGTGGAGAGAGAGTAGACAGCACAGAGAGGTGGCATACAGGGCAGTGAGCATCAGCAGCCCAACCTGAGGCTTTCATAAGGAAAGAACATGTTCCAAGGTGAACACAGGTCAACAGAGGTAAACAACACACCCCTAGGTAAACTGAAAGACGAATAGACTGAGGCAGCTGAATGTGCAGACTAAAAGTTATTAACTCAGTTTTGCAAGTTTGCAAAGTGTGTGCAGCAAGGCCTGTAAGAATCTGTTTGGAATAAAGTTGATATAAAgagacaaaaaagagaaaattgaaaAGTGAGCTGGTTTTCCATTTAGATTTTATTGAGTTGAGATCAATTAGATGAATTCTGGTACTTTTTCTATGCTCTAACATAGAATTTGAGGACTATCTTCATaccacatacagtgctgctacTGAGGACCAACACCTGGAGCACCTTGAAAGAacagactgactgactgcaCATGATGGAGAGAAGCTatgatacacaaacacacagccacagaaccacaaccacacacacagatagatagatagatagatagacagacattAAATTTGTGTTTGCTTTATGGTAAATTCCAGAAGGCAACCTAAAGTTCGAGAGAGGACATTCTGTCGGCCTGTTGGGACTCTTCTCTTGAAAAGGAAATGGCTGCAATGTTAGTAATGGATGCTTTTAGCCCAGAAGACAAACAATACTTTTTTATTAATGGTCTTCTCAGCAAAGATCTCGGAAAGACAAGACAAACATATGAAAAACCCAGATAGCAGAATTAAATATGTCCAGAATATAttctgtgtgctgttttttcaggttagttttgttgattttttttcgtTAGGAAAGTGTTGATATTTCTGCAACAAATGCACATTAATCTGGCACCATATGTTGATGCAAACCTTTCCACTGCAGTTGGCTGTTGCAGGATGTTTACCTTCACAACAGCAGTCATGAGCTACCTACTTGTGTAACTGAGCACTTCAGCTGCTTCACATGCTTACCCAGATTGAATACCCTCCTCTTGATTTCCTATCCATGCATGCtcagcataattaaaaaaaataactaatttgTTTATTAACAACAGTAAGCAAATTTCCTTATTGATAATGAAGAACAACAGACTGCAAAGCAAATTTAAGGAAAgcaaattcaaattcagttaGATGATATCAAATGCAGTGAAGTCAATTAAATTGTCACGTTACAAAATATTCTGTTGTACGTTTCTtcaacattaattaaaatatacagaatagTACTCACATATGAATGATGAAAATGACATGTCCTCATTCAAACAACTGTGTAGTTCTGAAGGGAAGTTTACTTACTGTGATTCATTACAGGattcaaaaaattttttcagtGAGATGCTGTTGCTTGTCAATTGAAAAATCTATGGTGTGCCAGTGAATTGTTCCTATATGTAACTGGTGCCTTGTGTTAATTAACCTTTTTCATATTCCGTTGCAGACCTCAGCAGAAGTGCCAGCTTATCAGAAAAAGAGCTGAAAGATGCACGAGACAGGAGCCACATCATTGCTGCTCAGTTGTCCATCCCGTCAAATGTCAGCTCAAGGGGTGTGCATCTCTTCAATCGGCGCAAGGAAAGGGTGAATGCCTTCACTCTAGTGAGCTTTGGGAAAGGAATTAGACATCAGGAAGCCATGGATGAGAAGGATCCTCCTCTTAACAGATTGGCTTGGGAAGACAGTAAGACAAGTGACAGAGAACTGAACCACGGAAGTTGTGATTCTCGGCCATCCTTGTGCTCTAGTGCATCCATGTACAAGGCAAATAAGAATATGAAGGTTCAAACTGAGCATGTCCTTCAATTGGAAAATGTGCCAAATCAAGAGCAAGACAGACATTTTGTTCCCTTGGACAAGAAGGACAAGGAAGTCTCAGGACAACCTGCAAGTGAATTCCTGGAAGAAATAACTTGTGATGACTGTAGCAGCAGACTTCTACACTCCAACAAGGGTATGGGAGAGATCAGTCTCAGTCCTCAAAAAACAGCAAACGGCTCACTATCCTTGATCAAGCAGAAAACCACCATTTTAAATAGGACAGCTCGACCATTTGGATCACCTGATATTTTGCATTCTCCAGAAGCCAGGAGTCCTGTGATGGGTCTTCCACCACCACCCTCCCAAACAGTACACACTCTGCCAAAGTTTTCCAAGCCTCTCACAGCAGAATTTTCCTCCCCTCCTACATCCCTCTCATATTTACCTTCTCCAGTTTCAACCCCAGCTCACTCTCCTCCACCTGAattctcctctgcttctctgttGTGTCATATCACTTCACCCTCACCATGCTTGCCCCAGTACCCACAAACTGTAGCTCCAGAGTCACAGTACATCCCTCAGTTCATcaatgaaagaaaacagcaggagCCCATCAAAACAGGTATACTTGATGAAAGCAAGGCACTCCGGACAAACAGAAAGTCAATGTTCACATTTCAGGAGAAGCCTAGAATTTCTCCAAACCCTGAGCTCCTGTCTCTGGTGCAAGGAGTAGATGAAAAGAAGAAGTTAAGGTCTCAACCTGAGCACATTCAAGAGGAGGAGCTGCTTGCGCTTGGGGCTGAAGCCTCAAATTTTCTCACCAAAGACATAGTCATCAAAGAGGAGGCTAAGGTTCTTCAGTGGTCTTCATGTTTAAAGAAAGCTGAGCCTAGGATCAGACCTGTACCCAAACCAGAACTTGGGCTAACTAATGCATCAGGAAAGGGAGCAGAGCTTTTTGCCAGAAGACAATCCAGAATGGAAAAATATGTGATCGAAACTCCATCAGTGGTGAAAGGGTATGTTAGATCACCTTCTCCTACTATGTCCTTACCACCCTCGTGGGTATTTCCATCTAACATACCAGACCGAGATAAAGCAATGTCTGGTTCTTCTGAAATCAATGTTCAAGCCTCAAAGTCTGCCAAAGCCACATCCATATCATCAACAAAAAAGAGTCCAGCTGGAGATATTCCAGTATGGGAGAATGGATGTAACAAAACTGCAATGGAACTTCCCAAGTACAAACCTTACCAGCTTAACTCATCTCTGTTCATCCTGAACCCAACCAAAGATCCAATGAGTTCTTTACCAAAAGGGGCACCACCTCCCAAACCCATTATTGTAGAAAAAGGCTGcatgaaagaaatgtttttatccaaaaatcacaaaaatcaaAGTCCCACTTCCCCCTTCGCCCACCTAAATTCTCCAGATCCATTAAGATCAGCTAAGGGTCCCTCCTCCGATGTTCCCCAAAGCCCAGTCAGTGGCCTGGGATCTGTGGAAGTCAGGCCACACAACGCTGCTCTTCCAGGAGCACAAGCGGGCCGTATTGCCTCTCCTGTCTCTGCTCTGTCTCCTACGTATCCTGCTTCTCCAAAATATGCCACCCAGGCACCGAAACCCACGTACTCTGCCAGGAAGGCTGGAATTCATTCTCAGGTATGGAGGCCATCTTCTTTCTTTTAAGTACAATATGCTACAACATGTAATGAATATCACTTTCATACTTCCTACTGTTGACAGATTGCACTGTCACTACCCTGGACAGTCACCATTATAGCATGCACAACAGAATCCGTTGAGTGGATTGAATGTGATGACGAAGTTTGGGTCTGTTGGGCAATATAAAAATGGTCTGGTCCTTTTACTTTCTGAAGTGGAGAAATGCATAGCTGCTTCTGAACTGCGCATGTTCTTTCCTAAGAAAACAAGAGGTGTAAGGCCTTACAAACAGCAGTGAAATTTCTATAGAATGGCATTACTCACAGTCATAATTCTGATTATTGTGATGttttcattgaattttttttggcaaTAAGTCTTTATCAACTTGTGACACTTATGACTGAAAGTGCCATCTagattttttctgctttgtcagGATAAGAGCCATGCTAAGTGCTTTAGTTAAGGATAAAATAGAGGGCCTGAGGGCTCTACTAGACGGTGATCATAATACTGCTTTAGAAAAAATTTGTGCAGTAATTTGAGTCTTTCATATACACTCTTGGATTACTTACTGTGTGGAGTGCTGTTTGCACTAAAGATTTAAAGCTCTGCAGTGCTTGCAGTCCTTCAGCAGAACCCTGCCAAAATTATCTGTTAGTACCATGTCAGTCTGAAAgcaaactgcagtttttataaTAGAAGACATTTCATGgaagtatttttatgcatgaggCTCAGCCTTGAAAAAGCACTTTAGCAGATGTAGTGTCTGTAGCGTTCAGGCGTCTCATTTAAAGCCATATTTGGGCACAGCAGAGCACTGGAGTGTGGAAACTCCCTTCAGTGTTTCACTTTGTGTTCAGTCCAGTGCATTAGTCAGACACACCCAGAGTCTATAAATCCTCTTGCACTATGGCTTCATTTTAGTCATCGCTATGTTGtcttaaataaatgttcagcTTGTATGCTTTGAGCATTGTGTTCAAATGTGGAAGAAGCAGTATATCCTacgaaaaatgtaataatgtaaagtTTATTTAACAGAAACTACTCAACTTTTAAGTGcctaaaatataattacataagAAATGGACAGGgttagaaaaactgaaaactatAAGCCCTAAAAGAAAATTGTGGttagtatatttatttagtataATATTTAGcattcatttcaatatttttctgatTAATTTACTTGGTGTAACATGGTCTTTGTGTATGCTATTTTCAGATTTGATCTTTTAAGTATTTTACACTTCTGaatcttttttccttattaaagCTCTAAACTAATCATCTCTTTGACTTGCCTGTCTTTCTGACACTTTACTAACCCACTTGTGTATTTCTTTGAATGAACTGCATATACTTTGTGTCATATACTGTAGTTCATATGCACACATGTATGTGACATATGCATATGttatatattacagtatatatcagtacagtatatatacagtatatatagtacatggtatatataaaacatactgtgtatgtatatagatagatagatagatagatagatagatagatagatagatttggTTTATTCTTACAATATTCCTTGATATTCTCTCTACATATGTACATTATGAACTTATTAATAGGGAAGTcaaatgaaatcaaacaaaGTGTTCCTAAAAAAAGATGTGGTTTATTTTGGCCTGAAGTCTTGTCTCTTTGTAGTCTCAATTTTAAGCAGTAATGGAAGACAGATGCTATGTTTACTTTTCCTTATTGTCTTTCTGGGTCTACTTTTTTCTGCCTATTACTAAAGTTTCCATCTGACTGACTGTCTCTTCTGCCACAGTTGTACTTGCATTTGAGCAAAGGTTTATTTCTGCCAACAATTCTTGAAAACACATTCTTTTGACCCCTGGTGTAATAACTGGCCAAGGGCTCTACCGGAAGACGCTTCTCACAGGTTTTTGCAATATGCAATATGTCTACACCATAGAGCTGGAGCTGTACTGAAAGACCACTCATAAAAATGATGCAGCTATCTGCAACTACGTTTGCACCACAAAAGTAACCCTAACAATGAAATACACAACTTACAAAAAATGTGCCATTTTACAGTCACTTATGTAATGCAGGTGAGGTAGGGAGTGGGCCTAGAAAAAGCTCAAGAAGTTGAGAAAAAACTGGCTTTACCTAACTTCTTGTGCATGAGCTGCAGGACCTGGAAGCCAttagaactggaaaaaatgttggTGAGGTGATGGAGCCTGGAATgcaatgctttttattttggaaactTTCGATGAGCCATGAAATTCCAGCCTCTTGCATGCAACAGCCGGCTTCAGCTCCTATTACCGTGGTGAACGTTGACACGAAAGCACCACATTCCTCAACCTGTCCATGCAGCTGCAAATCTGACAAAGCCTTTACTCAATAAGCACAGCTGCAGAGGGATTGCACAGATTTCTCCACAAACCATAGAAGAACACGGCAGATTAAAATGACTAGTTcagtatgtttttttgtgttatttggaAAGTCATAAAATTACTTCAAGGGACAGTAAGGgtaattttgctgaaattacTTGTTATCAACAAGTCTCAGCTTAGCTTAGCAACAAGTCTCAGCTTAGtcggtttcctccgggtgctctggtttcctctcatagtccaatTATGTTAAAGTTGTACTGTCCAGAGCCAGCAGTGTGGGGCTGGGTGCATGTGTGTAGCCTGTTGTTTCTTTCTAAGTATCATGTGAGGCATATTTATGGAAGTTAAATGTCACTGCAGTACAGGTGTGATCTATTCCTGCTGGTTATGTTCTACACTACAGTCTTAACATTAAGTCGTTGTGTTATACTGGGCGGTGTGCAATGGGTACAATGGGTACCCCTGGCATCTTGAAGCACTTGGGCTGTTTGGGTATAGGTTTAAATCTGGTTTTGTCTGTGGAGTTCTCACCTTCTTCCCAtccctgcatgggtttcctctgggtgctctggtttcctctcatagtccaatTGTGTTAACGATGTACTGTCCAGAGCCAGCAGTGTGGGGCTGGGTGCATGTGTGTAGCCTGTTGTTTCTTTCTAAGTAACATGTGAGGCACATTTATGGAAGTTAAATGACTTTACAGTCGCCATTTTGGGCCTGTTGTATGGAAAGAGGGTACATACATACTTCCACAACCCATGATAGTGATTTTTCATTCTGATGCACCCCATTATGTGAGTGAGCTATGAGAGAACTTGATGCTGTAAGGACTGTTTTGGTTTAAAGCTACTTAGCCCATTCCAGGACAGTTGGAATTATATGAAGCTCAAGGACTAAATTCTGCAGTTTCACTGTTAATATACGTACACTGTAAAGACAGCTTTTGTCTCAATGCAGATCCGTACCGAGTCCCTGC
This window harbors:
- the synpo gene encoding synaptopodin; translation: MESGQGVAWTGSKPSTSETLRRPHEEESESSAFSGDSTRPCSSDLRGRKTNLSRSASLSEKELKDARDRSHIIAAQLSIPSNVSSRGVHLFNRRKERVNAFTLVSFGKGIRHQEAMDEKDPPLNRLAWEDSKTSDRELNHGSCDSRPSLCSSASMYKANKNMKVQTEHVLQLENVPNQEQDRHFVPLDKKDKEVSGQPASEFLEEITCDDCSSRLLHSNKGMGEISLSPQKTANGSLSLIKQKTTILNRTARPFGSPDILHSPEARSPVMGLPPPPSQTVHTLPKFSKPLTAEFSSPPTSLSYLPSPVSTPAHSPPPEFSSASLLCHITSPSPCLPQYPQTVAPESQYIPQFINERKQQEPIKTGILDESKALRTNRKSMFTFQEKPRISPNPELLSLVQGVDEKKKLRSQPEHIQEEELLALGAEASNFLTKDIVIKEEAKVLQWSSCLKKAEPRIRPVPKPELGLTNASGKGAELFARRQSRMEKYVIETPSVVKGYVRSPSPTMSLPPSWVFPSNIPDRDKAMSGSSEINVQASKSAKATSISSTKKSPAGDIPVWENGCNKTAMELPKYKPYQLNSSLFILNPTKDPMSSLPKGAPPPKPIIVEKGCMKEMFLSKNHKNQSPTSPFAHLNSPDPLRSAKGPSSDVPQSPVSGLGSVEVRPHNAALPGAQAGRIASPVSALSPTYPASPKYATQAPKPTYSARKAGIHSQIRTESLPTVAMSWTPLQLKLFSSSEEPTSVVKASPSCGLQEPSLLSSMQENRCQSPPDVSQGDKANLRLLAKNIISAAKRKNSPSPGGLTNVSISPVSLPSRHRAVSPFHPQSPTIMSPPSTPTHFTHSPMCFHATCSLTDSDASLESEDSGLRSLGMRSYNTCPRGWGGSFRMKRGSFPGDL